Proteins encoded together in one Epinephelus moara isolate mb chromosome 2, YSFRI_EMoa_1.0, whole genome shotgun sequence window:
- the traf4a gene encoding TNF receptor-associated factor 4a, whose translation MPGFDYKFLEKPKRRFQCPLCSKAMREPVQVSTCGHRFCDTCLQEFLSEGVFKCPEDQLPLDYAKIYPDPELEQQILALPIRCIHSEEGCRWTGQMKQLQGHFSTCAFNVIPCPNRCSVKLTRRDLPDHLQHDCPKRKVKCEFCGSEFTGEAYENHQGVCPQESVYCENKCGARMMRRLLSQHGMAECPKRTQPCKYCGKEFVFDTIQNHQYHCPRFPVQCPNQCGTPNIAREDLANHVKDNCGSALVLCPFKDAGCKHRCPKLAIGRHLEDTTKSHLTMMCNLVGRQRQEILELRREMEELSVSHDGVLIWKLSDYSRKLQEAKLRSNHEFFSPPFYTHRYGYKLQVSAFLNGNGSGEGSHLSVYIRVLPGEYDSLLEWPFSYKVTFSILDQSDPSLSKPQHITETFNPDPNWKNFQKPSSSRNSLDESTLGFGYPKFISHEEIKKRNYIRDNCIFIKASIEIPQKIMA comes from the exons TGAGGGCGTCTTCAAGTGTCCAGAGGACCAGCTGCCGTTGGACTATGCCAAG ATCTACCCAGACCCAGAGCTGGAGCAGCAGATCCTGGCGCTGCCCATCCGCTGCATCCACAGTGAGGAGGGCTGCCGCTGGACCGGCCAGATGAAGCAGCTGCAG GGACACTTCTCCACCTGCGCCTTCAATGTGATCCCCTGCCCCAACCGCTGCTCCGTCAAGCTGACGCGCCGCGACTTGCCCGACCACCTGCAGCACGACTGCCCCAAGCGCAAAGTCAAGTGCGAGTTCTGTGGCAGCGAGTTCACCGGTGAAGCCTACGAG AACCACCAGGGTGTGTGTCCTCAGGAGAGTGTTTACTGTGAGAACAAGTGCGGAGCGAGGATGATGCGTCGTCTGCTGTCTCAACACGGCATGGCCGAGTGTCCCAAACGCACGCAGCCCTGCAAATACTGCGGCAAGGAGTTCGTCTTCGACACAATCCAG AACCACCAGTACCACTGCCCTCGGTTTCCTGTCCAGTGCCCTAACCAGTGCGGCACACCCAACATCGCCCGAGAGGATCTGGCTAACCATGTGAAGGACAACTGTGGCAGTGCGCTCGTTCTCTGCCCCTTCAAAGACGCCGGCTGCAAACACAGG TGCCCCAAACTGGCTATCGGCCGTCACCTGGAAGACACCACTAAATCTCACCTGACTATGATGTGTAACCTGGTGGGCCGTCAGCGGCAGGAGATCCTGGAGCTGCGGAGGGAGATGGAGgagctgtctgtcagtcacGACGGCGTTCTCATCTGGAAGCTCAGTGACTACTCCCGCAAACTCCAGGAGGCCAAACTCCGAAGCAACCACGAGTTCTTCAGCCCGCCCTTCTACACTCACCGCTATGGCTACAAGCTGCAGGTGTCTGCCTTCCTGAACGGCAACGGCAGCGGCGAGGGCTCCCACCTCTCCGTCTACATCCGCGTGTTGCCTGGAGAGTACGACAGCCTGCTGGAGTGGCCCTTCTCCTACAAGGTGACTTTCTCCATCCTGGACCAGAGCGACCCGTCGCTCTCCAAACCCCAACACATCACGGAGACCTTCAACCCTGACCCCAACTGGAAGAACTTCCAGAAGCCCAGCAGCAGCCGCAACTCGCTGGACGAGAGCACCCTGGGCTTCGGCTACCCCAAGTTCATCTCTCACGAGGAGATCAAGAAGAGGAACTACATCCGAGACAACTGCATCTTCATCAAGGCTTCTATAGAGATTCCCCAGAAGATCATGGCTTAA